In Anopheles bellator chromosome 2, idAnoBellAS_SP24_06.2, whole genome shotgun sequence, the genomic stretch TGAGTAGCAACTTGTAACACTCGTTGAACACCATTTTCCAGCCGACGGTGTCTCCGGTTGCAAAAATGGGCATCAAGCcgaacaatttaaacaaaccGCAGTGGGCGGATTCCTCCATGATTGACCAACTACGTTCTTTTCATTCCGGTCGCTCGATTCTGGACCCATTCGTGGTATGCATCTGACAGAGCTAACAGATTGATGTTCAGGTTTTCTAATATTCATAACCATCATAAAACTGGCTGGCTTATGTTCCCCAACGAACGGTTCTTGCATATGTCCACGTTGAATGTTACTTTTGTTAATGAAAGCATTAATTTTGCAAGCCAATCGTTACGATATGCAACACTCACGGCGCATTGCTTTTACGCGATTACTCCGGGCTAATTGTTAAAATCGAACTGAAGTAGAATGATAAGATAAGTCCCCACGGATGCCATAATCTGTTGGTGAAACGGATAATCAATAGTCACGTTGCGATGTCAATGCAATTTTCTCTCGAGAGTCTTACCAAGTGGAAAAACCGGAGATCGATCTGgaagaaatttaaaaccgTGAAGGCAATCGGTTGGTGGATTATTTGATGACCCAACTGTTCGATCTGCGTGGGGACacgtaaaataaattgttaaataaataataaacaaataaaaacaagaaaatcaattttttcaTACATGTTGCTGCCAATTGAGGAGAAAAATTACCTCGTTTGTGTTATCGCTGAACAGCCCGAATGAGTCTGATTTTTCTAACAACGATTCAAATTTATGCAGGTTGTTTACTACTAACTGCATCtgaaattttaatgtttctaaTCATACAATATAGTCGATTTACACCTGCAGCTTTACCTCTTTTAATACCATCTCTCCGGTGTATGTGCTGAGCGAAAGGTACCCAAACGTGACCACAAGTAAAGTAACAGGTTCTAAAGTGGAAAGAACACTTAAAAGTGTGACGTTTGCCTCAAACGATGCGATAGGTTGAAAGGGGAATTACCTAAAAATTCGGTAACCGCAAGGTCGAGATTCAAATCCAAATGTTTTGAGCAAGTGTAGAACAGCTGAAAGCTTTTGGATGTAAGAATATAAAACACCAGCGCTGCTTGCAGAAAACAGCAATCATACTAATGCTTCATCAATATTCACTGTTCTACTAATCGGCGCACCGCTCGTTGCTACTAACTTACCATACAAGGACACATTAGTTAAGCCACACTCATCATTTAGGCAATTGGCTCCCCGGAAACACTCGCTATGAATGATTGACAACGATTGCAGATCCCTGATTCTCGAGCGGATATTGCGACGGTTAGCGATGTcaactattttattcaaatggcCCCCTATGCATTTTATTCTGAATCTCAGCTGTTGACACAGTACCAAAAACAGGCCACACATTACAAAGATGGTAAAAAGGCCGTAAGCTTTAAAGGCGACTGTTACAGATTTTGCACTATCTTGCGTATGAAGATAGTGGGAAGCGAAATGCAGCAGCACAATAGAAACAGAGACCACGAACACCGCGGTACAGTTGGTAGCCAGAGACTTGGAAGGATCTCGGTGCATGTTTAACGTGTACATATGTCCATCGATATCAGCCAAACAGTGAAAGAAGGACACACGAGATCTGGTCATATATTTGCCAATGGCCGAAATGTGCATTGAGAAAAGGGTCGACGCAATACCGAGCAATAGCAACATATCGATCACACTTAGCACCAAATCCTGACCGTACAGAATCGCCCTAAGCTCAGTAACGCTGAACGCGAAAAACGTTACACTACAACAACTGACT encodes the following:
- the LOC131207109 gene encoding uncharacterized protein LOC131207109: MVSYSADRIVFLVHDMLGGPISNDGSYSNLPGRFILTILVSCCSVTFFAFSVTELRAILYGQDLVLSVIDMLLLLGIASTLFSMHISAIGKYMTRSRVSFFHCLADIDGHMYTLNMHRDPSKSLATNCTAVFVVSVSIVLLHFASHYLHTQDSAKSVTVAFKAYGLFTIFVMCGLFLVLCQQLRFRIKCIGGHLNKIVDIANRRNIRSRIRDLQSLSIIHSECFRGANCLNDECGLTNVSLYALVFYILTSKSFQLFYTCSKHLDLNLDLAVTEFLEPVTLLVVTFGYLSLSTYTGEMVLKEMQLVVNNLHKFESLLEKSDSFGLFSDNTNEIEQLGHQIIHQPIAFTVLNFFQIDLRFFHLIMASVGTYLIILLQFDFNN